Genomic window (Arcobacter aquimarinus):
TGATAATTTTTCTCGTACACATTGCAAGAATTGCATCTAATAAAAAAGGCTCTTTAAAATTAATTCTTGATTTATCAAATCCAAAATAATTGCATAGATCTTCACTATTTTTATATGTTATTAAATGTGCATTCGTTTTATACTCTTTAAATTTATCAGGAACTATTGCTATGTCATTTTCATTCATTAACTCTAAAGGTTTTAATTTTGATTTAGTATACTCTTCAAATGAACCATGCCAAGTAATATGGTCTTCACTTATTGGTAAAAGAATATAAATATTAGGTTTTGCAATCTTTGTATAATGTAATGTGAAAGATGAAGTTTCTAATATCCAAATTCTTTTATTTTCATCTAGTAAACTCAAAGGTATTCCAATATTTCCTCCACAAACAGAATCTAAATCTTTTAATAATTCCTGACACATTTGCGTAGTTGTAGTTTTCCCATTTGTTCCTGAAATCCAAACACTAAAAGGCATCTTATCAAAAAACAAATCATAATCACTAATTAAATTTCTTGATTCCAAAACCATTTTATTATAAGGAGGAATTCCAGGACTAACAATAGTTAATTCATCTGATCCTTTGTCATAAGTATTAAAGTCTGTTTCATCATACAATAAAGCATTTGGAAATCTCTCTTTTAAAGCAAGAGCTGTTATTCCTTTCCCTAGTATTCTAATCTTTCTTTCATCTTTTTTCATTTTAGCTCTTTTATCTAATTTTTAAACTTAACAATGCAATCAGATTTGACATAAAAGCAATAATCCAGAATCTAACAATTATCTTATTCTCTTTCCAACCTTTTTGTTCAAAATGATGATGTATAGGTGCCATTAAAAAAACTCTTTTTTGTCTTAATTTATATGAACCTACTTGTAATATGACAGAAATTGTTTCAAGTACAAATATAAATCCTATTGCAACTAATAATATCTCTGATTTAGCAATAATTGCCATATACCCCATGAAAGCGCCTAAAGGAAGAGAACCTGAATCTCCCATAAATATTTCAGCAGGATATGAATTAAACCATAAAAAAGCTATCAATGCTCCGCAAATTGCTGAACCCATTATTGCTAATTCACCAACAATTTGAATATTAGGTAATAATAAATATGAAGCAAAAAAAGCATGTCCTGTTATATAAACTAAAATAGAAAGTGTAAAAAATGCCATTATAGATGGTACTGTAGCAAGTCCATCTAATCCATCAGTAAGATTTACTGCATTTGAAGCACCTACAATAACAAACATCCAAAAAACTATTGCAATTACACCCATTTCAAATAATGGAAATTTATAAAATGGTGTAAAAAGTTCACTTGAATGTCCGAAGTAATAAATTCCAAAAGCAACTATTCCTGCACTTAAAAACTGTAACAATAACTTAACTCTTGCAGTTAATCCTGCAGAATTTTTATCTTTTGATATTTTAGAATAATCATCTTGTATTCCAATCAAAGAGAATAAAGCCAAAGTTAACAATCCACCTACAACATAAAAATTATTTAATTTAGCTGTTAACACAGTTGCAATAATAGTTGCACTTATAAATACAACTCCACCCATTGTAGGTGTTCCTACTTTTGCTTGATGACCTTGAGGTGCATGTTCATATATTGGTTGAGAAGCTTTTTTTTGTTTTGCCCAACTAATAAATTTTGGCATTAAATACATAGTTAAAATAAAAGCTATGAAAAAACTAATTCCTGCACGAACTGAAATATATTGGAAAATATTAATATCCAAATGTCTATAGAACCAATAAAACAAACTTGAACCTTGATTTTGATATAATTGCGGGATTATATAATATAATACTTTTTAAAAGGTTTAAAATGAATAATAAAACTATACTAATAATAACTGATGGTATTGGACACAATTCATCAAATAAATATAATGCATTTTACAGTGCCAATACTCCTACATATGATTATTTATTTAAAAATATTCCGTACTCTTTGATTCATACTTATGGAAATTATGTTGGTCTTCCAGATGGACAAATGGGTAATAGTGAAGTTGGACACATGACTATTGGAAGTGGAAGAATTTTATATCAAGATTTAGTAAAAATAAATATTGCTATTGAAAAAAATACTTTAAAAGATAATGAAATTTTAAAAAATAATATTAACTCATCAAACAATATTCATCTACTTGGATTATTAAGTGATGGTGGTGTTCACTCTCATATTGACCATATTATTGCCATGGCAAAAATTGCAAAAGAATTTAATAAAAAAGTATTTATACATATTATTACTGATGGTAGAGATGTGGCTCCTGATTGTGCACAAAAATATATAAATCAAATTTTAGAGATTTGTGATGAAGATATAAAAATCGCGACTATTGCTGGAAGATATTATACAATGGATAGAGATAATAGATGGGATAGAGTTAAAAAAGGTTATGATGCAATGACATTTGCAACTCCTTCAACTACAAGTGACATTTCATCTTATTTAAAAGATTCATATGAAAACCAAATCTTTGATGAATTTATTGTTCCAACGGCATTTGAAGGATATGAAGGTATAAAAGATAATGATGGAATAATTTTCTGTAATTTTAGAAGTGATAGAATGAGAGAAATTTCTTCTGTTTTTGCAAATAAAAACTTCAATGAATTTGATACTTTCAAAGGTAAATTAAATCTTGCAACAATGACTCAATATGATAAAAATACACCTATTCCAGTTTTATTTCCTAAAGAATCTCCAAAAAATACTTTAGCTGAAGTAATTTCAAATGCTGGTTTATCTCAACTTCATACTGCTGAAACAGAAAAATACGCTCACGTTACATTTTTCTTTAATGGAGGAGTTGAAGAACCTATGTTAAATGAAACAAGAGTTTTAATTCCTTCACCTCAAGTTGCAACATATGATTTACAACCCCAAATGTCTGCACCTCAAGTTGGAGATGCAGTTAGAACTGCTATGAATAATAATACAGACTTTATAGTTGTTAACTTTGCAAATGGTGATATGGTTGGACATACAGGTGTATTTGATGCAGCTGTAAAAGCTGTTGAAGCTGTTGATTTTGAATTAGGTTTGATATTTGAACTTGCAAAAAAACAAAATTACAATATTGTATTAACATCTGACCATGGAAATTGTGAAATGATGAAAGATGAAGATGGAAATATTCTAACAAATCATACTGTTGGAGATGTTTATTGTTTCGTTTATGCAAATAGTGTAACAGAGGTTAAAACTGGTAGTTTAAATAATATTGCGCCAACAGTTTTAAAATTGATGAATTTAGAAATCCCTCAAGAGATGGATGAACCACTTATATAAAGATAAATAGTGTTATTCCTAAATATCAAAAAATTAAAACTTGTTTTAAATAATAAACAATTGGTAAATATTTCTTTTTGTATTAAAAATTCAACAGCATTAATTGGAGAGAGTGGAAGTGGTAAATCTTTGACACTAAAAGCTTTATTAAATCTTCTACCTCCTTCAATAAAAATGGAAAAAGATATTGAGTCTAATTTTGATTTAAACTATGATTCAATAGGTTTCATACCTCAAAATCCTTTTACTTCTTTATCTTCAATGACTAAAATATCAAAACAATTTTTCTGTTCTGACAAAAAAAAAGAAGAAGTTTTAAAAATACTAAATTTAGATAAATCTATATTAAATAAATTTCCATCACAATTAAGTGGTGGACAAATTCAAAGAGTTGTTATAGCAATAGCAATAAGTAGAAATATAAAACTTCTTCTATTAGATGAACCTACAACTGCCCTTGATGAAGAGAATAAAAAAAATATAATAAATATTGTAAATGATTTAAAAAAACATTTGAATATATTGACTCTTTTTGTTACACATGATATAGATTCTATAAAAGATTTATGTGAAGAGATAATAATACTTAAAAATGGAGAGATTATTGAAACAGGATTAACAAAGGAGATTTTATCTTCTCCCAAAGAAGACTATACAAAAAAGTTGATAAATTCAACTTTTAAAAACAAAACTTTTAGGAATTAATATGATGAAATATATTTTTGGTCTTTTTATAATCATAGGATTAGTTGTAGCTGGATGGTTATATAATTTATATGATGAAATTAAAGATGATGTTAACACAGTAATAAATTATTCACCAAAACAAAGTACACAATTCTTTGATAAAGATGGAAATTTAATAGCAAATACTTTTAAAGATGAAAATAGAGAATATGTAAAATATGATGATATTCCAGCAAGAGTAATAGAAAGTTTGGTAGCTATTGAAGATACTCAATTTTTCGAGCATTATGGTATTAATCCAGATGCAATTAGTAGAGCTATGATTAAAAATGTTAAAGCAGGTGATTATGTTGAAGGAGCTAGTACTTTAACTCAACAATTAATTAAAATGCTTGTCTTAAGTAGAGAAAAAAAGCTTATGAGAAAAGTTAAAGAAGCTTTATTAGCAATCAGACTAGAAACATTGCTTACAAAAGAAGAAATTTTGGAAAGATATTTAAATCATGTATATTTTGGACATGGTTATTATGGAATTAAAACTGCTGCAAAAGGATATTTCAATAAGGATTTATATGAGTTATCTTTGAAAGAAATGGCAATTTTAGTTGGTCTACCAAGAGCTCCTAGTTTTTATGACCCAACAAAAAATCTAAAAATTTCATTAGCACGAGCAAATCAAGTAATTACAAGATTAAATACTTTAGGTTGGATAAATAAAGAGCAATATGAAAGTTCGATGAAAGAAATACCTACTATTTATAATCAAACTTTAACAAAAAATATTGCTCCTTATGCTGTTGATTATGCTATTAGTCAATTAATAAATGATATCCCTGATATTTTATATGGTGGATATAAAATTTATCTTACCATAGACCTTGATGCTCAGCAAATTGCAAAAGATGCTCTAAAAAAGTCTTATGATGAAGCTGTAAAAAGAGACATAAATTTCAGAAAAAATCCAGAAGATGATTCTTTTGTAAAAGAATTAAATGGTGCTTTAGTTTCAATTGAAAATAGTACAGGTAAGATTTTAGCTCTTGTTGGAGGTATAGATTACAATCAATCTGTATTTAATCGAGCTTTTCAATCTAAAAGACAAGCAGGAAGTGCAATTAAACCTTTTTTATATCAAGTAGCATTAAATGAAGGATATAATCCTGCATCACAACTTTTTGATATATCAAGAACCTATAACTACACAGTAGGTGGTGTTCAAAAAAAATGGCAACCTAAAAACTACGGTGGGAATTTTCAAGGGATAGTTACACTTAGAGATTCATTAACTTTTTCTAGGAATTTATCTACTTTAAACTTAGTAACTGATGTTGGAGTTGGACTTACAACAGAAGCTTTAAAAAATTATGGATTTAAAGATATAGTAGATAACTTATCTATAACACTAGGTTCTATGAGTGTTACATTAATAGAATTTAGTGAAGCTTACTCTATTTTTTCGAATAATGGAACTCAAGTTAAACCTTATATTATTGATCAAATCATTAATAAAAATGGTGATAATGTAATATTTGAACCTCAATTTAAAGAGATAAATAAACCTGAACAATCTTATTTAATGACATCAATTTTAGTTGATGTTGTGAATAAAGGAACAGGAAAAGGTGCACAAGTTCCAGGAATAGAACTTGCAGGAAAAACAGGTACAACAAACAATAATGTTGATGCTTGGTTTTGTGGATATTCACCATCTATTCAAACTATTGTTTGGTTCGGAAATGACAATAATACTCCAATGAGAAGAACAGAAACAGGTGGTAAAATAGCAGCTCCAGTTTTTTCATATTTTTATAAAAAATATATGGAGATACATCCTGAAATACCAAGAAATTTTATAAAACCAGAAAATGTTTATACTTTTAATGTAAATAATAAAGAAGAATTATATACAGATGTTTCTGTTATTCCTGAAATAGATTCTCAAATCATTTATGAACCATCAAATACAAATGAAGAAGTTTTAGAATTTTAAAATATCTTTTTCTATAACAAAAAAGGGGAAGTTTTTAACTTCCCCTTTTTTTATACTTATTAATAAAATATTATTAACAAGAATAAGTTGTTTTTAATTCAAATGGTGTAGGTCTTGCTTCATAAGGCCATACTTGAGTTTCGAATTTATAATGTTGATAAGTATCAATCATCTCTTTAGTAAATACTGGTTGTAAAAAGTCATTATCTCTTACTAATGCTTCTAATGCACCTCTTAAAGTATGAGGCATTTGCGGAATTCCTCTTTCTCTGATTTCATCTAATGGTAATTCAAATAAATCATCATCCATTGGACCAACTGGCTCATATTTATTTTTAATTCCATCTAATCCTGCTAATAACATTGCAGCGAATGCTAAATACGGACAAGATGTTGAATCAGGGAATCTCATTTCAATTCTTGTTGCTTTTTCACCAGCTCCATAAGGAATTCTACAAGATGCAGATCTATTTTGTGATGAATAAGTTAAAATTGAAGGTGCTTCAAATCCTGGAATTAATCTTTTATAAGAGTTAGTTGAAGGATTAGTAAATGCTGCAACTGCACGTGCATGTTTAAATACACCTCCAACATAATGTCTTGCCATTTCACTTAAATTACCATATTCACCTTGTTTGTAGAATAAGTTTTTACCATCTTTCCAGATTGATTGGTGAACGTGCATTCCATTTCCATTATCTCCATAAAGTGGTTTAGGCATAAATGTAGCTGATTTACCATTTAAATGCGCAACCATTTTAATTACATATTTCAATTTTTGTACGTTATCAGCAGCTTCAATTAAATCTCCAAATACTATACCTATTTCATGTTGTCCCTGAGCAACTTCATGATGTCCTAAAACTACTTCAAGACCAACTTGCTCTAATACTTGCATCATTTCAGCTCTTAAATCAACACCTGTATCAATTGGAGCTACTGGGAAATAACCACCTTTTGTTCTAGCTCTGTGCCCCATATTTCCGCCTTCCATATCAGCAGCATCATTCCACTCACCATCTTCTGAATCAACTCTATAATATGATTCATTTGCTTTGTCAATTATTTTTACATCTTCAAATACAAAAAATTCATTTTCAGGACCAAAATAAGCAACATCACCAACACCTGATTCACTTAAATGAACTAATGCTTTTTTTGCAATTGATCTTGGACATTTCTCATACATTTGACCTTTATAAATATCATAAACATCACAAAATACGATAACTGTAGAATCTGCTGTAAATGGATCTAAAAATGCTGTTTCAACATCTGGTTTTAAAATCATATCTGATTTGTGAATTGGTTGCCATGCATCGATTGAAGAACCATCAAAAGGCATACCGTTATCTAATTGAGAAGTACTTACAGCACTCATCATATATGTAACATGGTGCCAAGTACCTTTCATATCTGTAAATCTAAAATCTACAAATTTAACCTCATTTTCTTTACAAAATTCAAAAAACTCATTAGTATTATTCACGAACTTACCCATAGGTGTATCTCCTTAAATTATTTAAATTATTGTATCAAAAAATAAAAAAAATTAAATAAAACAGCTGTATATATTTTATACAATTATAAGTAATAAAATCATGTTGTCTAAAAAGAGACAATTACTTTATCCCTACTCTCAAATGTAACACAATTCGTATAGCCAATCTCTTTTGCTAAAGATGTTGCTTCTTCATATTTAAAACCAACTTGATCAACACTATGTGCATCTGAACCAAAAGTTATTTTAATACCTAATTCATAAGCTTGCTCAAGTAAAAGTTTTGATGGATAAGTTTCATTGATAGGTTTTCTAAGACCTGCTGGATTTATTTCTAAAACCATATTAGATTTTTTAATTTCCAATAATGCATCTTTTGCAATTAATCTTACATCTTTTTTAGGTAAAAATTTAAATACTTTTATTAAATCTAAATGTCCTACTATATCAAATAAACCTGTTTTAGCCATAGATTTAATTGCATCAAAATACTCAATCCAAA
Coding sequences:
- the mraY gene encoding phospho-N-acetylmuramoyl-pentapeptide-transferase encodes the protein MFYWFYRHLDINIFQYISVRAGISFFIAFILTMYLMPKFISWAKQKKASQPIYEHAPQGHQAKVGTPTMGGVVFISATIIATVLTAKLNNFYVVGGLLTLALFSLIGIQDDYSKISKDKNSAGLTARVKLLLQFLSAGIVAFGIYYFGHSSELFTPFYKFPLFEMGVIAIVFWMFVIVGASNAVNLTDGLDGLATVPSIMAFFTLSILVYITGHAFFASYLLLPNIQIVGELAIMGSAICGALIAFLWFNSYPAEIFMGDSGSLPLGAFMGYMAIIAKSEILLVAIGFIFVLETISVILQVGSYKLRQKRVFLMAPIHHHFEQKGWKENKIIVRFWIIAFMSNLIALLSLKIR
- the murD gene encoding UDP-N-acetylmuramoyl-L-alanine--D-glutamate ligase; this encodes MKKDERKIRILGKGITALALKERFPNALLYDETDFNTYDKGSDELTIVSPGIPPYNKMVLESRNLISDYDLFFDKMPFSVWISGTNGKTTTTQMCQELLKDLDSVCGGNIGIPLSLLDENKRIWILETSSFTLHYTKIAKPNIYILLPISEDHITWHGSFEEYTKSKLKPLELMNENDIAIVPDKFKEYKTNAHLITYKNSEDLCNYFGFDKSRINFKEPFLLDAILAMCTRKIIIDEVNYDLINSFKIDKHKVEEFRDKKNRLWIDDSKATNVDATINALVPYKNKKIHLILGGDDKGANLEPLFQNINSMDILVYAIGTNSDRIISYCKSYSIKYFECNYLNIAVEKMDINMGNDSIGILSPAAASLDQFKSYAHRGDEFKKFVNNLR
- a CDS encoding transglycosylase domain-containing protein, with protein sequence MMKYIFGLFIIIGLVVAGWLYNLYDEIKDDVNTVINYSPKQSTQFFDKDGNLIANTFKDENREYVKYDDIPARVIESLVAIEDTQFFEHYGINPDAISRAMIKNVKAGDYVEGASTLTQQLIKMLVLSREKKLMRKVKEALLAIRLETLLTKEEILERYLNHVYFGHGYYGIKTAAKGYFNKDLYELSLKEMAILVGLPRAPSFYDPTKNLKISLARANQVITRLNTLGWINKEQYESSMKEIPTIYNQTLTKNIAPYAVDYAISQLINDIPDILYGGYKIYLTIDLDAQQIAKDALKKSYDEAVKRDINFRKNPEDDSFVKELNGALVSIENSTGKILALVGGIDYNQSVFNRAFQSKRQAGSAIKPFLYQVALNEGYNPASQLFDISRTYNYTVGGVQKKWQPKNYGGNFQGIVTLRDSLTFSRNLSTLNLVTDVGVGLTTEALKNYGFKDIVDNLSITLGSMSVTLIEFSEAYSIFSNNGTQVKPYIIDQIINKNGDNVIFEPQFKEINKPEQSYLMTSILVDVVNKGTGKGAQVPGIELAGKTGTTNNNVDAWFCGYSPSIQTIVWFGNDNNTPMRRTETGGKIAAPVFSYFYKKYMEIHPEIPRNFIKPENVYTFNVNNKEELYTDVSVIPEIDSQIIYEPSNTNEEVLEF
- a CDS encoding ATP-binding cassette domain-containing protein, which translates into the protein MLFLNIKKLKLVLNNKQLVNISFCIKNSTALIGESGSGKSLTLKALLNLLPPSIKMEKDIESNFDLNYDSIGFIPQNPFTSLSSMTKISKQFFCSDKKKEEVLKILNLDKSILNKFPSQLSGGQIQRVVIAIAISRNIKLLLLDEPTTALDEENKKNIINIVNDLKKHLNILTLFVTHDIDSIKDLCEEIIILKNGEIIETGLTKEILSSPKEDYTKKLINSTFKNKTFRN
- the glnA gene encoding type I glutamate--ammonia ligase, coding for MGKFVNNTNEFFEFCKENEVKFVDFRFTDMKGTWHHVTYMMSAVSTSQLDNGMPFDGSSIDAWQPIHKSDMILKPDVETAFLDPFTADSTVIVFCDVYDIYKGQMYEKCPRSIAKKALVHLSESGVGDVAYFGPENEFFVFEDVKIIDKANESYYRVDSEDGEWNDAADMEGGNMGHRARTKGGYFPVAPIDTGVDLRAEMMQVLEQVGLEVVLGHHEVAQGQHEIGIVFGDLIEAADNVQKLKYVIKMVAHLNGKSATFMPKPLYGDNGNGMHVHQSIWKDGKNLFYKQGEYGNLSEMARHYVGGVFKHARAVAAFTNPSTNSYKRLIPGFEAPSILTYSSQNRSASCRIPYGAGEKATRIEMRFPDSTSCPYLAFAAMLLAGLDGIKNKYEPVGPMDDDLFELPLDEIRERGIPQMPHTLRGALEALVRDNDFLQPVFTKEMIDTYQHYKFETQVWPYEARPTPFELKTTYSC
- the gpmI gene encoding 2,3-bisphosphoglycerate-independent phosphoglycerate mutase, whose protein sequence is MNNKTILIITDGIGHNSSNKYNAFYSANTPTYDYLFKNIPYSLIHTYGNYVGLPDGQMGNSEVGHMTIGSGRILYQDLVKINIAIEKNTLKDNEILKNNINSSNNIHLLGLLSDGGVHSHIDHIIAMAKIAKEFNKKVFIHIITDGRDVAPDCAQKYINQILEICDEDIKIATIAGRYYTMDRDNRWDRVKKGYDAMTFATPSTTSDISSYLKDSYENQIFDEFIVPTAFEGYEGIKDNDGIIFCNFRSDRMREISSVFANKNFNEFDTFKGKLNLATMTQYDKNTPIPVLFPKESPKNTLAEVISNAGLSQLHTAETEKYAHVTFFFNGGVEEPMLNETRVLIPSPQVATYDLQPQMSAPQVGDAVRTAMNNNTDFIVVNFANGDMVGHTGVFDAAVKAVEAVDFELGLIFELAKKQNYNIVLTSDHGNCEMMKDEDGNILTNHTVGDVYCFVYANSVTEVKTGSLNNIAPTVLKLMNLEIPQEMDEPLI
- the hisJ gene encoding histidinol-phosphatase HisJ, with translation MRIDLHNHTILCNHATGSVDEYIQKAIELGIDQYGFSDHAPMNYDPKYRMDISQRQVYENWVFEAREKYKDKIKILLAYEVDYLDGYLLDEILNAKVDYLIGSVHFLKNKSDMWGFDNPEFIGIYQSKDIDTIWIEYFDAIKSMAKTGLFDIVGHLDLIKVFKFLPKKDVRLIAKDALLEIKKSNMVLEINPAGLRKPINETYPSKLLLEQAYELGIKITFGSDAHSVDQVGFKYEEATSLAKEIGYTNCVTFESRDKVIVSF